The following nucleotide sequence is from Leptolyngbya sp. SIO1E4.
TGGGTGATGGCAGCGGTGCATCAGAGCCTGGACGGGGAGCAACTGCGTCGAGGCACCTGGGTTGACCTGGGAACCGGCAGCGGCGCGATCGCCCTGGGGCTCGCGGATGCCTTACCTGAAGCTGAGATTCTGGCGGTGGATGTCAGTGCAATGGCGCTCGCGATCGCTCAGCAGAATGCAGTCGAGAATGGGGTGGGCGATCGCATCCAGTTTTTGCAGGGATCCTGGTTTGAGCCGTTAGAGAACTCCCGGGGGCGGCTTGCCGGGGTAGTGTCGAATCCACCCTATATCCCCAGCGCGATCGTGCCGACGCTGCAGCCAGAGGTGGCTAACCATGAGCCCCATTTGGCCTTAGACGGCGGGCAAGATGGCCTGGCCTGTGTACACCACCTGATTGAAGCCGCCCCCCCATTTTTGCAAACGAATGGGGTTTGGTTGGTGGAACTGATGAGCGGGCAAGCGCCAGCGGTAATGGAGCAGCTGGCGAAAACTGGATGCTATGGCGCTATCCAAGCTTTTGAAGATCTGGCTGGGGTAGAGCGATTTGTGCTGGCACACAAGTTATAACCCACATCCGATTTGAAAACTGGCGGCTTTCCTTTAGGCAAAAACCAGGGATCTGGATGTGACCAAGGTATATATTGCACCTGAAGTGCTAGTTAGGACAATCAGAGTTCCTGGAATCCTTATGCAGCAAGGGTTTAATTTTTGCCTTCTGCCTTCTGCTTTCTGCCTTCTGCCATAGCGGTATGCAGGCTAATCAAGCACACCCTAGACCCGAAACCCTAGACCCTATCTTGCCCCAGATGTCCTGGACTCAACTGAACAAAGCTATAAGTCCCCTAGGAAAGCCATCGTTTGCGCCAGGCCC
It contains:
- the prmC gene encoding peptide chain release factor N(5)-glutamine methyltransferase, whose protein sequence is MVSYTISGSALWQWRQRAMEQALAAQIDAAEVDWLLQGICQVDSLPLRLGTLAEQPQVAAQFPLAQMDALWQRRVGDRVPIQHLVGQTPWRNFMLRVSPSVLIPRPETELIIDWVMAAVHQSLDGEQLRRGTWVDLGTGSGAIALGLADALPEAEILAVDVSAMALAIAQQNAVENGVGDRIQFLQGSWFEPLENSRGRLAGVVSNPPYIPSAIVPTLQPEVANHEPHLALDGGQDGLACVHHLIEAAPPFLQTNGVWLVELMSGQAPAVMEQLAKTGCYGAIQAFEDLAGVERFVLAHKL